A genomic window from Psychrilyobacter piezotolerans includes:
- a CDS encoding ROK family protein, translating into MKYYAGVDLGGTNTKIGILDENGEILIKESIKTLSEKGMETTLKRIWGTIESLMDQKKISRENIHGIGIGIPGPVINQEIVSFFANFDWEADVNISKAMEKISGVPTKLENDVNMIAIGESKFGAGKGSSSSITVALGTGVGGGIVVNSKLISGMNGAGGEIGHIKLVENGKLCGCGQKGCFEAYASATGIIREAKSRLAVNKNNLLYKSLEGNIEKLEAKDVFDCAKAGDEFSMEIVNYVGNYLGMGIGNLLNVINPEIIILSGGVALAGEILLDVVNEKLKQYAMPVTLRNLKIKLGELGNDAGIKGGIALFL; encoded by the coding sequence ATGAAATATTATGCAGGGGTAGATTTAGGGGGGACGAATACTAAAATAGGGATTTTGGATGAAAATGGTGAAATCTTGATAAAAGAAAGTATAAAGACCCTCTCGGAAAAAGGTATGGAAACAACTTTGAAAAGGATATGGGGAACCATAGAAAGCCTCATGGATCAAAAAAAAATAAGCAGGGAAAATATCCATGGAATAGGAATAGGTATTCCAGGGCCTGTAATAAACCAGGAAATCGTAAGTTTTTTTGCAAATTTTGACTGGGAAGCAGATGTAAATATCAGCAAGGCAATGGAAAAAATATCAGGAGTACCGACAAAATTAGAAAATGATGTAAACATGATAGCCATAGGAGAGAGTAAGTTTGGAGCAGGAAAGGGAAGCAGCAGCAGTATTACGGTGGCTCTCGGAACAGGAGTCGGCGGAGGAATAGTCGTAAATTCCAAGTTGATCTCAGGAATGAATGGTGCAGGGGGAGAAATCGGCCATATTAAATTAGTTGAAAACGGAAAATTGTGCGGCTGCGGGCAAAAAGGCTGTTTTGAAGCTTATGCATCTGCTACCGGGATAATTAGGGAAGCTAAGTCACGTCTGGCTGTAAATAAAAATAATCTTTTATATAAAAGTTTAGAGGGAAATATAGAAAAATTAGAAGCTAAAGATGTATTTGATTGTGCCAAGGCCGGGGATGAATTTTCCATGGAAATAGTAAATTATGTGGGGAATTACTTGGGTATGGGAATAGGAAATTTATTAAATGTAATAAACCCGGAAATAATTATTTTGTCAGGCGGGGTTGCATTGGCAGGGGAGATACTTTTGGATGTAGTCAACGAAAAGTTAAAACAATATGCTATGCCGGTAACTTTGAGGAACTTAAAAATCAAATTGGGAGAACTTGGAAATGATGCAGGGATTAAAGGCGGGATTGCACTTTTTTTATAA
- a CDS encoding LacI family DNA-binding transcriptional regulator: protein MKVTIKDVAKDAGVSPSTVSRVISNTSRIGEATKIRVLNSIEKLGYTPNILARSLVNKKTKIIGVVMPHEADSLFSNPFYIQAMKGISIAAEKHKYHIMYAFGKNKDNELEAVKNFISSNIVDGICLLTTRKKDECLKYLEKNKFPCVVIGRPEVTDSSNILWVDNNNEETTKEIVKSLSLKGYKNIGYLGAKKNWTVSINREKGFKEQCKKEKIKSEIVYEGEFSRENGYRGAEKLCKNKELTAVICTDDFLAFGVQRYLTDKKIGGIKIIGFNNIDPLGNFGPKFSSVDINALKLGKEAMNLLISKLDGKNKENYKIVKAKLIDIEEELQ from the coding sequence ATGAAAGTAACTATAAAAGATGTAGCTAAAGATGCAGGAGTATCACCTTCTACGGTATCCAGGGTAATATCCAATACCTCCAGGATAGGAGAAGCAACTAAAATCCGGGTTCTCAATTCCATTGAAAAATTAGGGTATACCCCCAATATATTGGCCAGAAGTCTGGTAAATAAGAAGACTAAGATAATAGGTGTGGTTATGCCCCACGAGGCGGATTCACTCTTTTCCAACCCTTTTTATATCCAGGCCATGAAGGGAATAAGTATAGCTGCAGAAAAGCATAAATATCATATCATGTATGCCTTTGGGAAAAATAAAGACAACGAGTTGGAAGCCGTGAAAAATTTTATCTCATCCAATATAGTGGACGGGATATGCCTACTTACCACAAGAAAAAAAGATGAATGTCTTAAATATTTAGAAAAAAATAAATTCCCGTGCGTAGTTATCGGCCGCCCGGAAGTGACTGATTCTTCCAATATTCTCTGGGTAGACAACAACAACGAAGAAACTACAAAAGAGATAGTTAAAAGCTTATCTTTAAAGGGTTATAAAAATATCGGATATCTCGGGGCCAAAAAAAATTGGACGGTATCCATCAACAGGGAAAAAGGGTTTAAAGAGCAGTGTAAAAAAGAAAAAATAAAATCGGAGATTGTGTATGAAGGTGAGTTCAGCAGGGAAAACGGCTACAGGGGAGCCGAAAAACTATGTAAAAATAAAGAGTTGACGGCAGTAATATGTACGGATGATTTTCTCGCCTTTGGTGTCCAGAGATATTTAACGGATAAAAAGATAGGGGGAATAAAGATCATAGGATTTAATAATATCGACCCCCTGGGAAACTTCGGGCCTAAATTTTCTTCGGTAGACATAAATGCACTAAAATTGGGGAAGGAAGCCATGAATTTACTGATATCAAAACTTGATGGGAAAAATAAGGAAAATTATAAAATTGTCAAAGCAAAATTAATAGATATAGAGGAGGAGTTACAATGA
- a CDS encoding type II secretion system protein, which translates to MKKNFKKGFTIIELLVVISMIGVLTGTVAPKLLKEMRKATVAKVQHNLGVIRSRLSLDETFLEEFPNLYDKTNTDLLKAYIIESTPSFTDGKGEGHEATSKVTYSRTNDGGWIYNREKGEIYANLPDGAYTKDEGYEIWGGETPAISEITYNGSDDLSYGKLQFKNEDGHWEDMVDGEVYSSDTEIQYVPYKGNVSGNANQINIGTNTGETVSLSDWGKISGNTAVLESDGTTITTTVSSGNLEAFNGPNSHLGAGIGTSNGSSGLSSGDTLRIDIDGEDINKVIFTLDGLGGYFDATSSHATQVEISAFDENGVLIETQSSYRDSGSFSDQYSFEITQPVSYFELGTTGSNGTYVVQSVNLIKSAQDQVNLTIQHPDGTTEEISRDILLDDTNSGDPITINEKLEEDV; encoded by the coding sequence ATGAAAAAAAATTTTAAAAAAGGATTTACAATAATTGAATTATTAGTTGTAATATCTATGATTGGTGTTCTCACTGGAACTGTTGCACCAAAATTATTAAAAGAAATGAGAAAAGCTACAGTAGCTAAAGTACAACATAATTTAGGAGTAATAAGATCCAGGCTGTCTCTAGACGAAACTTTCTTAGAAGAGTTTCCAAATTTATATGATAAAACAAATACAGACTTATTAAAAGCCTATATTATTGAGTCTACTCCTTCATTTACAGATGGAAAGGGAGAAGGTCATGAAGCTACTTCAAAAGTTACTTATTCTAGAACTAATGACGGTGGCTGGATATATAATAGGGAGAAGGGAGAAATCTATGCTAATTTACCAGATGGAGCATATACAAAAGATGAAGGATATGAAATATGGGGCGGAGAAACACCTGCCATATCTGAAATAACTTATAATGGTAGTGATGATCTATCTTATGGAAAATTGCAATTTAAAAATGAAGATGGTCATTGGGAAGATATGGTAGATGGAGAGGTCTATTCATCGGATACAGAAATACAATATGTTCCATATAAAGGTAATGTTTCAGGGAATGCAAATCAAATAAATATCGGCACAAATACTGGAGAAACAGTTAGCTTAAGTGATTGGGGGAAAATTTCAGGCAATACAGCAGTATTGGAATCTGATGGGACAACTATTACTACTACAGTTTCATCTGGAAATCTAGAAGCATTTAATGGTCCAAATAGTCATCTTGGAGCTGGAATAGGTACTTCTAATGGTTCATCAGGGCTAAGTTCAGGTGACACTCTAAGAATAGATATAGACGGGGAAGATATCAATAAGGTTATTTTCACTTTAGATGGATTAGGAGGATATTTTGATGCAACCAGTTCACACGCTACTCAGGTAGAAATTTCTGCCTTTGATGAAAACGGGGTTTTAATAGAAACACAGAGTAGTTATAGGGACTCAGGATCATTTTCAGATCAATATTCTTTTGAAATAACACAGCCTGTTTCTTATTTTGAGCTGGGAACAACAGGAAGTAATGGAACCTATGTAGTACAGAGTGTAAATTTAATAAAGAGTGCTCAAGATCAGGTTAATTTAACAATTCAACATCCCGATGGGACAACGGAGGAAATATCTAGAGATATACTTTTAGATGATACAAATTCAGGTGATCCCATTACTATAAATGAAAAATTAGAAGAAGATGTATAA